A stretch of DNA from Arachis hypogaea cultivar Tifrunner chromosome 19, arahy.Tifrunner.gnm2.J5K5, whole genome shotgun sequence:
AACCATGCTCTTACCTATCGGATCGTGGACAGAATATTCACCGAGATTCCAAGAAAATTTACCAGTAAGGTTCAAGGAAGGATGAGTTATGAAGATTTTGTTTATTTCGTAACTGCAGAAGAGGATAAATTAGCTGAACCAAGCCTTGAGTATTGGTTAAAGTGCATTGATCTAGATGGAGATGAAGTTCTAACAAGGCATGAACTGCAATTTTTCTATGAAGAGCAATTGCATCGAATGGAGTGTTTGGGACTTGAACCTATATATTTTGAGGATATATTGTGCATGATGTTTGACATGATTAACCCTAAGAATGAGGGTTATATCACTCTGCGTGACCTCAAAGGTAGTAAAAGCTCTGGACATTTTTTCAATACCCTGTTCAATCTAACTAAATTTCTCAAGGTTAAGGTGTTTTAGGGTCACCATATATAtgtagtttttattattattttagttcaTTGTTGTTTGATTTCTATACCTATTAAATTTAAGGACGGAGAAGATAGAAGATGTTAAAGTGTATAAGAACCACATTTAAATTAATGATGATAAAGTAGGTGTACAAAAATAAAACACCTACAATCCAATtgcacaatttttttttcatcgtGTTAATGTTTTGTTCGATATTTGAAACTCAATAACATGATATTTGACAATACTAAAAAAAAACAACATATATAATGATTTTTTTCTAATGTTATCTTTGCTCTATTATCAATTTATCactgaaattaaaagcaaattgtAACATCTTCTAACAAGAATAAAGTTTTATGggctaaaaaaaaagaatttttttatttacagaccaaaattttaaaataaatagatattttacggggctaaaatttttttaatacatctTGCTTGCATTGTGATTGAACTATTTTCATCAATTAAAAAGGCAGAGTTTCGAAACTGATGTATTCATGTTTTCTTGGGCTACTATATCTGAACGTTGTATTTCTTATTTCTCAAGTTTATGCTATATCTGTAATGGCACTTAGCAAGATTGATACACATGGATTCCAATCGATTTGATAGGTAAATTGTTTAATAAACTCAAATGAACGACTAACAATATGTATTAATCATACAGAACAAAGTAAAAATTACAAACAAGTTTTATTGGATCCACTCTATCTCAATTGGCAACAAATAATATTAAAACAAATACACAATGAAAAGAAATCAAGACGATGGTATAACCTAAGCACTATGAAGTAAATCACACATCAAACGGTAATATGATAGGGAACTATATAGTGGTACTTCATGACATATAATATGACAGAAGTGACTATAGTACAAATCTATGGATTAAAATTCCAGGGACTTTGAGTTCCATTTGCTCTAGCATAAATGGCAAACTCTGGTTTTGAGAATTTTGGCAATTCTGACTTGAAAATTTAAGGAAATTTAGGTAATTCTGATTTTGGAATTTCGGGAATTTTAGGCAATTCTGGCTTAGGAATTTCAGGAACTTTTGGTAGTTCTGGTTTAGGAATTTCAGGGACTTTAGGCAATTCTGGTTTAGGAATTTCAGGAACTTTTGGTAATTCTGGTTTTGGAACTTCAGGGACTTTAGGCAATTCTGGTTTAGGAATTTCAGGAACTTTTGGCAACTCTGGTTTTGGAATTTCAGGGACTTTAGGCAATTCTGGTTTAGGAATTTCAGGAATTTTTGGTAATTCTGGTTTCGGAATTTCAGGGACTTTAGAAAATTCTGGTTTTGGAATTTCAGGAACTTTATTAGGCAATTCTGGCTTTGGGGTTTCAGAAGTCTGAGGTAGTTCTGGCTTAGGAATTTTAGACAATGCTGGCTCTGGAATATTAGATACTTTTGACAATTCTGGTTTAGGAATTTCAGGTTTGGAAATCTTGGGAACTTTAGGCAACACTGACTTAGGAATTTCAGGAACTTTGGGTATCTCAGGCTTCGACATTGGTGGTGGTAACTCAACCTTGGGCAAGGAAGGCAATTCTGGTTTTGGTAGAGGTTCAGGCTTGGGGAGCTCAGGCTTTGGTATGTCTGGAATC
This window harbors:
- the LOC112779396 gene encoding uncharacterized protein codes for the protein MASFKFSLAILPLLLLTFSSITCHIMIAEARSLIDSMPQPEVPKIPKAELPPFPKIPDIPKPELPKPEPLPKPELPSLPKVELPPPMSKPEIPKVPEIPKSVLPKVPKISKPEIPKPELSKVSNIPEPALSKIPKPELPQTSETPKPELPNKVPEIPKPEFSKVPEIPKPELPKIPEIPKPELPKVPEIPKPELPKVPEIPKPELPKVPEVPKPELPKVPEIPKPELPKVPEIPKPELPKVPEIPKPELPKIPEIPKSELPKFP